The following are encoded together in the Gilvimarinus sp. DA14 genome:
- a CDS encoding metallophosphoesterase, translating into MRLVLVRFVVAAVAAIGSLPTWAHSDHQHSHEQSQGIIIDGAAAATPWTHLKFNNDPQAFQFAIVTDRTGGLRPGVFSQAVDKLNLLQPEFVVSVGDLIEGYTEERAQLESEWNEFDAMVKRLDMPFFYLAGNHDYTNSVMAEVWQERYGDSYYHFVYRDVLFVMLNSNDGGKTHTFSQQQIDWLSKTLKDNPEPKWTLIFTHSPLWDRDDKDRWGDIEALLSDRKYTVFAGHHHRYVKDKRHGQKYFTLATTGGITSGRGTRFGEFDHVVWVTMANDGPIIANMMLDGIWGEDVRTAEMRDLQTDMIDKGRLSLPAILYRDKFKQGEARLRLKNDSDLPYQFSARYRSLGDVALTGEKTLNIQVPPNEIVTPAIAIASPRTLSDDRNVVVVDWTLSYQLDGEAIEYTGAEQLAIARERPLKKLRKLTLDGDLKEWSSRSFHVNAEGAFFNTQGFSGDADASFRWAAARFDNGLALALEVTDDHLQRSDDGVIPKQDFAFFTIDARTKARRSIKQTYDNRVPGELTLALLAPSDAIAAELRGDPELPAGVDYASSITAKGYSAEIFIPQQVLDGIHGGSWDGVRLNAQLRDADPGEPGPTGREWLPSWGTEWAIGGAGNFYR; encoded by the coding sequence ATGCGTTTGGTGTTAGTGCGTTTTGTGGTCGCCGCTGTGGCGGCAATTGGTTCGCTGCCTACTTGGGCTCACTCGGATCATCAACATTCTCACGAGCAATCCCAGGGGATTATTATCGACGGCGCCGCTGCGGCGACCCCCTGGACGCATCTTAAATTTAACAATGATCCGCAGGCTTTTCAGTTTGCCATTGTCACTGACCGCACCGGTGGTTTGCGCCCCGGGGTCTTTTCTCAAGCCGTAGATAAGTTGAACTTATTACAGCCCGAGTTTGTGGTGAGCGTTGGCGATTTGATTGAAGGCTACACCGAAGAACGTGCCCAGCTTGAGTCCGAGTGGAACGAGTTTGATGCGATGGTAAAAAGGCTGGACATGCCGTTCTTTTACCTCGCCGGTAATCACGACTACACCAATAGTGTGATGGCAGAAGTATGGCAAGAGCGTTACGGTGACAGCTACTACCATTTTGTTTACCGCGATGTGCTGTTTGTTATGCTCAACTCTAACGATGGAGGCAAAACCCATACTTTTTCGCAGCAGCAAATCGACTGGCTGAGTAAAACGCTAAAGGATAATCCCGAGCCCAAGTGGACACTGATTTTTACCCACTCACCTCTGTGGGATCGGGATGATAAAGATCGGTGGGGCGACATAGAAGCATTGCTTAGCGATCGTAAGTACACGGTGTTTGCCGGCCATCATCATCGTTATGTCAAAGATAAACGCCACGGGCAAAAATATTTCACTCTCGCGACCACCGGCGGCATTACCAGTGGCCGCGGCACCCGTTTTGGCGAATTTGATCATGTAGTGTGGGTCACCATGGCCAACGACGGACCGATCATCGCCAATATGATGCTGGACGGAATCTGGGGTGAAGATGTGCGCACCGCCGAAATGCGAGACCTGCAAACGGATATGATCGACAAGGGGCGTTTGTCGCTGCCGGCCATATTGTATCGTGACAAATTTAAACAAGGCGAAGCCAGGCTGCGCCTTAAAAACGATTCCGACCTGCCTTACCAGTTTAGCGCTCGCTACCGCTCTTTGGGGGATGTGGCATTGACCGGTGAGAAAACGCTGAACATACAGGTGCCGCCCAATGAAATTGTCACCCCGGCTATCGCCATCGCGTCGCCGCGCACGCTTAGCGATGATCGCAATGTCGTGGTCGTTGATTGGACCCTGAGTTATCAGCTTGACGGGGAAGCCATTGAATATACAGGCGCAGAGCAGCTGGCAATCGCCCGTGAACGGCCATTGAAAAAGCTGCGCAAGCTTACTCTGGATGGCGATCTGAAAGAGTGGTCAAGCCGCAGTTTTCACGTTAATGCCGAGGGCGCCTTTTTTAATACCCAGGGGTTCAGTGGCGATGCCGACGCCAGCTTTCGCTGGGCAGCTGCTCGGTTTGATAACGGCCTGGCACTGGCGCTGGAGGTAACTGATGATCATCTGCAGCGCAGCGACGATGGCGTGATCCCTAAGCAGGACTTTGCCTTTTTTACCATTGATGCTCGCACCAAGGCGCGCCGCAGCATCAAACAAACCTATGATAACCGCGTGCCCGGTGAGCTGACCCTGGCGCTGTTGGCACCGTCAGACGCCATAGCGGCCGAGCTGCGCGGTGATCCTGAACTGCCGGCTGGGGTTGACTATGCCTCGAGCATTACGGCAAAGGGGTACAGCGCCGAAATATTTATTCCGCAGCAGGTGCTGGATGGCATTCACGGCGGCAGTTGGGATGGCGTACGGTTAAATGCTCAGCTACGCGACGCTGACCCGGGCGAACCTGGCCCCACTGGCCGCGAGTGGTTGCCCTCGTGGGGTACTGAATGGGCTATAGGCGGCGCAGGTAATTTTTACCGCTGA
- a CDS encoding helix-turn-helix transcriptional regulator, whose translation MRNSHHGSAAAPRLSASELHRRVRPCSPDHSIDSAPDEPLLEGHLRFYRIGNDVSVHCVDATELSDSRSSGECPAGLSVNILLKGQVSFALGTKHYRCSAAPGPMGVVLALPKAEPFTRFLTAGAQVCKVNVSVSRQWLKERLGAAQTDRVLQGAVRLWSADAEQTRLARKLRALSETQESSTIAIEALALQLIGRVLRASEDTVQTLSPELSAHSDVQMRQLVAPYLEGQCDLAGIACSLGMSVSTLQRRFKQLCGVTVMEYVRSQRLERARRALLLKGMSLQQAAYLAGYDHPSNFVSAFKRAYGTTPAALVRAHREPS comes from the coding sequence ATGAGAAATAGTCACCATGGGTCTGCGGCCGCCCCACGGCTGAGCGCTAGCGAACTGCACCGGAGGGTCCGCCCCTGCAGCCCCGACCATAGTATCGACAGTGCGCCGGATGAGCCGCTTCTGGAGGGCCACCTGCGTTTCTATCGCATCGGTAACGACGTGTCCGTGCACTGCGTGGATGCCACCGAATTAAGCGACAGCCGCAGCAGTGGAGAATGCCCGGCAGGCCTCAGCGTTAATATTTTGCTAAAGGGGCAGGTGAGCTTTGCTCTGGGCACTAAGCACTACCGTTGCAGTGCTGCGCCCGGGCCGATGGGCGTGGTGCTTGCGTTGCCCAAGGCGGAACCCTTCACCCGCTTTCTAACGGCCGGAGCTCAGGTATGCAAAGTCAATGTCAGTGTGTCGCGGCAGTGGTTAAAAGAGCGCCTGGGGGCTGCGCAAACCGATCGTGTACTGCAAGGGGCCGTCCGGCTTTGGTCTGCGGATGCTGAACAGACTCGCCTTGCCCGAAAGCTGCGCGCTTTGAGTGAGACCCAAGAGAGCTCGACCATTGCGATTGAAGCTCTTGCACTGCAGTTAATCGGCCGGGTGTTGCGCGCTAGCGAGGATACCGTTCAGACGCTATCGCCCGAGTTGTCGGCGCATTCAGATGTGCAAATGCGTCAACTGGTGGCACCTTATTTGGAGGGGCAGTGCGATCTGGCTGGCATAGCCTGTAGCCTCGGTATGAGCGTTAGTACCCTGCAACGGCGCTTTAAGCAGCTGTGCGGTGTCACGGTTATGGAGTATGTGCGAAGTCAGCGTCTAGAACGGGCGCGCCGCGCTCTGTTATTAAAGGGAATGAGTTTACAGCAGGCGGCTTATCTTGCCGGGTACGATCATCCTTCAAACTTTGTCAGCGCTTTTAAGCGAGCCTACGGAACCACTCCCGCCGCTCTGGTGCGGGCACATCGCGAGCCGAGCTGA
- a CDS encoding TonB-dependent receptor domain-containing protein yields MKKTFCAATALLAAASNSWAQNSTEQPKIEELVVWGTEVRASSVHMSTADIEMRQADHISDLLRTIPGVDVGGAHSMNQRITIRSMDDKDLRISIDGANQNTYMYHHMGNLQIHADILKSVDIDVGTNSVINGGLGGAVRFETKEAKDMLSDGERFGGRVSATYGDNSGYNYSIAAFAQLSDSVDLLAYYNHVDRDDYEVGGGEIKGADGNVLPGTDGMVRGLAGELDDALIKVGFDLTPDQRLEFGYERYIDEGDYSYRPDMGLATDLAITESLQVPLLWPTEFSRDTYTANYDLQLGGTTVKAAAFMNESNLWRDESGYAQNPGFAAWAAIVDGDAKNTGFNVLAETVFGSSVQQTLTYGLDVINYETDYQATYVEGGVDEAGEEATDAALFIQDRIEIGAFAIIPGARYNDYDIDSAVVDNTYDDVTFSLAGEFQPTDALIFKVSSTELFKGPELSEVFTGAGLFEDPNPELEAETGRNDEISFAYGDSVLGASHFSLGATLFRTEIEGYIYQYASPVMDNIGDMEITGGEAYIGYDIGGLRTLLTYSDAESDLSAYQGYEEYEGARLDRQQGDTWSLNLDYDLGSLNMNFHYDVLLVGDVPAALDLDGATLENSKDGYTVHNVSMSWEPTQGLLLTAGVDNLFDEFYASQSSRTGTSFHPRFGQLFLTDYEPGRNLKATVAYQF; encoded by the coding sequence ATGAAAAAGACATTCTGCGCCGCAACAGCACTGCTGGCGGCGGCATCAAACAGCTGGGCACAAAACAGCACCGAACAGCCGAAAATCGAAGAACTGGTCGTTTGGGGCACTGAAGTTCGTGCCTCATCAGTTCATATGAGCACTGCCGATATTGAAATGCGTCAGGCAGACCACATCAGTGACCTGTTGCGTACCATTCCCGGCGTGGATGTAGGCGGCGCGCATTCGATGAACCAGCGCATCACCATCCGCAGCATGGACGACAAAGACCTGCGTATCAGCATTGATGGCGCCAACCAAAACACTTATATGTACCACCATATGGGCAATCTGCAGATTCACGCGGATATCCTCAAGTCCGTCGATATCGACGTGGGTACCAATTCGGTCATTAACGGCGGTCTGGGCGGCGCCGTACGTTTCGAAACCAAAGAAGCGAAAGACATGCTGAGCGATGGCGAGCGCTTTGGCGGCCGGGTTTCTGCCACCTATGGCGACAACTCCGGCTACAACTACTCCATCGCCGCCTTTGCCCAGTTGAGCGATAGCGTCGATTTACTGGCTTACTACAACCATGTGGATCGCGACGACTACGAAGTCGGCGGCGGCGAAATCAAGGGCGCCGATGGCAATGTTCTGCCTGGCACCGACGGCATGGTCCGAGGGCTGGCGGGCGAGCTGGACGATGCACTGATCAAGGTCGGCTTTGACCTGACCCCCGACCAACGTCTGGAGTTTGGCTACGAGCGTTACATCGATGAGGGCGACTACAGTTACCGCCCGGATATGGGACTGGCGACCGATCTTGCCATTACCGAATCACTGCAAGTACCCCTGCTGTGGCCTACCGAGTTTTCACGGGATACCTACACCGCCAATTATGACCTTCAGCTTGGCGGCACCACCGTAAAAGCTGCCGCGTTTATGAATGAGAGTAATCTGTGGCGGGACGAATCGGGCTACGCGCAAAACCCGGGGTTTGCCGCCTGGGCGGCCATTGTCGATGGCGATGCGAAAAATACCGGCTTTAATGTGTTAGCCGAAACCGTATTTGGCAGTTCTGTGCAGCAAACCCTGACCTATGGTTTGGATGTCATTAACTACGAAACCGATTACCAGGCCACCTACGTAGAAGGCGGCGTTGATGAGGCCGGTGAAGAGGCGACCGATGCGGCGCTGTTTATTCAAGACCGAATTGAAATTGGCGCTTTCGCGATCATTCCAGGGGCGCGCTACAACGATTACGACATCGACTCAGCGGTTGTTGATAATACCTACGACGATGTCACCTTCTCGCTGGCCGGTGAATTTCAGCCCACCGATGCGTTGATTTTTAAAGTATCGTCAACCGAGCTGTTCAAAGGCCCGGAGTTGTCTGAAGTATTCACAGGCGCTGGCCTGTTCGAAGATCCAAACCCCGAGCTTGAAGCCGAAACCGGACGCAACGATGAAATCTCATTCGCCTACGGCGACTCGGTGTTGGGTGCCAGTCACTTTTCGCTGGGCGCCACTTTGTTCCGCACCGAAATCGAAGGTTATATCTACCAATACGCCAGCCCGGTTATGGACAATATCGGCGATATGGAAATTACCGGTGGCGAAGCCTACATCGGCTACGACATTGGTGGCTTGCGCACCCTGCTGACTTACTCGGATGCCGAAAGCGATCTCTCGGCCTACCAGGGTTACGAAGAGTACGAAGGCGCGCGACTTGACCGCCAGCAAGGGGACACCTGGAGCCTGAACCTCGACTACGACCTCGGCTCGCTAAACATGAACTTCCACTACGATGTTCTGTTAGTGGGTGATGTGCCGGCGGCGCTGGATTTGGACGGTGCCACTTTGGAAAACTCTAAAGATGGCTATACGGTCCATAATGTTTCCATGAGCTGGGAACCGACCCAAGGGCTGTTACTAACCGCCGGGGTAGACAATCTGTTTGATGAGTTTTATGCCTCGCAGTCCTCCCGTACCGGCACCAGCTTTCACCCGCGCTTTGGTCAGCTGTTCCTCACCGACTACGAACCTGGACGCAACTTGAAAGCCACTGTCGCGTATCAGTTTTAA